In Paracholeplasma morum, the following are encoded in one genomic region:
- a CDS encoding PaaI family thioesterase, which produces MKYKVLRKQFNSHDCFICGLHNKTGLNASFYELENKVVVAETKGFNHHQSYPNRMHGGIISALLDETVGRAINIDEPETWGVTIKLEVTYRKPVPLDEPIIVCGWITKNKGLTFKGEGVILDKDRKTVLAEASGTFYKQSVKDIIGEHHMPGWQYIEDQKPVSEIELEYEFIRS; this is translated from the coding sequence ATGAAATATAAAGTATTAAGAAAGCAATTTAATTCACATGATTGTTTCATTTGTGGGCTTCATAATAAGACGGGCTTAAATGCAAGTTTTTATGAGCTTGAAAACAAAGTAGTGGTTGCTGAAACTAAGGGGTTTAACCATCATCAAAGCTACCCTAACCGTATGCATGGTGGCATCATTTCCGCTCTATTAGATGAAACTGTTGGTAGAGCGATTAACATCGATGAACCAGAAACTTGGGGTGTGACGATCAAACTAGAAGTCACCTACCGTAAACCTGTTCCTCTAGACGAACCAATCATTGTTTGTGGGTGGATTACAAAAAACAAGGGCCTCACATTTAAAGGTGAAGGGGTTATTTTAGATAAAGATAGAAAGACCGTTTTAGCAGAAGCTTCAGGGACTTTTTATAAACAAAGCGTAAAAGATATCATTGGCGAGCATCACATGCCAGGATGGCAGTATATAGAAGATCAAAAACCAGTATCGGAGATAGAATTAGAGTATGAGTTTATTAGAAGTTAG
- a CDS encoding NUDIX hydrolase: MVYTLIFVLTENKILLINREKSPWKGCWNGLGGKIEANETVVESTIRELKEETGLDVLEKNVIYKGKLTWNTSSDYLHIFICYTDTLINTPVKTREGILDYKSLDWIMGHNLGVAHNIPFFIESVLFEEDLYDYHCIFDEDTLLDVTKEKVIK; the protein is encoded by the coding sequence ATGGTATACACGCTGATATTTGTCTTAACAGAAAATAAAATCCTACTCATTAACCGCGAGAAATCGCCTTGGAAAGGGTGTTGGAACGGATTAGGTGGTAAGATTGAAGCCAATGAGACGGTTGTTGAATCCACAATTAGAGAGCTTAAAGAAGAGACTGGATTAGATGTTTTAGAAAAAAACGTTATCTACAAAGGCAAGCTCACCTGGAATACCTCTAGTGATTATTTGCATATATTTATTTGTTATACCGATACACTCATTAATACCCCTGTTAAAACAAGAGAAGGTATTTTGGATTACAAGTCGCTAGACTGGATTATGGGTCATAATTTAGGTGTTGCTCATAATATTCCATTTTTCATTGAGTCTGTTTTATTTGAGGAAGATCTATACGATTATCATTGCATATTCGATGAAGATACTTTATTAGATGTTACAAAAGAAAAGGTGATTAAATGA
- a CDS encoding ABC-F family ATP-binding cassette domain-containing protein gives MSLLEVSNLSFRYDNNDLLIDANVRLFLGDHAVLVGPNGAGKTTLMNLLNKNLSPDKGSITWLPNIKVGYLDQYAKIDKNITVGDYLLTVFKPLFDKELEMETLYQSVGTLEDIQMERALNNAAAIGDMLIEKDFYAIKSKLGNIIHGLGLEMSILDSPIKQLSGGMRAKIILGKLLLDESDILLLDEPTNFLDIKHIDWLTKFLQNYPKAFLVVSHDEAFLRDIADTVIAVENKGLTRYKGNFEYYLSEREIRFQMSEKAFVAQQKFIQKQETFIAKNIVRASTTKQAQSVRTKLEKIEKLGKPVKQKELKFHFPFAKDTGRDVLTISDLEIGYTKALLKPIDYIIRKNEKVIITGKNGVGKSTLVKTVLGLIKPISGSFKWIDTANISYFEQEFTFNQERTASELCFEVLQDMDHKKVYSLLARFGISREMADRKLSSLSGGQKTKVRLALMSQRKSNVIILDEPTNHLDQIAKDALRKAIMEFPGVAIIVSHDKAFHDELGALELELKG, from the coding sequence ATGAGTTTATTAGAAGTTAGCAATTTAAGTTTTCGTTATGACAATAACGATTTATTAATAGATGCCAATGTGCGTCTTTTTTTAGGTGATCATGCAGTTTTAGTTGGTCCAAATGGTGCAGGTAAAACTACATTGATGAACCTGTTAAACAAAAACTTGTCTCCAGATAAAGGATCAATCACTTGGTTACCGAACATTAAAGTTGGGTATTTAGACCAATACGCCAAGATTGATAAGAACATTACAGTCGGAGATTACTTACTGACTGTGTTTAAACCTCTTTTTGATAAAGAACTTGAAATGGAAACTCTTTACCAAAGTGTAGGGACACTAGAAGACATTCAAATGGAACGTGCCCTTAACAATGCGGCAGCCATTGGCGATATGTTAATTGAAAAAGATTTTTATGCGATTAAGTCAAAACTCGGAAACATCATTCATGGTCTAGGACTTGAAATGTCCATTCTTGATAGTCCAATCAAACAATTGTCTGGCGGAATGAGAGCAAAAATTATTTTAGGTAAGTTATTATTAGATGAATCTGATATTTTACTACTCGATGAACCAACAAACTTCTTAGATATTAAGCATATCGATTGGCTTACTAAGTTCTTACAAAACTACCCTAAGGCATTTTTAGTAGTCAGCCACGATGAAGCATTTTTAAGAGACATCGCAGACACAGTAATCGCTGTTGAAAACAAGGGATTAACGCGATATAAAGGCAACTTTGAATACTATCTCTCAGAAAGAGAAATCCGTTTTCAAATGAGCGAAAAAGCCTTTGTTGCCCAACAAAAGTTCATTCAAAAACAAGAAACATTTATTGCCAAAAACATCGTCAGAGCTTCAACTACTAAACAGGCTCAAAGCGTGAGAACCAAACTAGAGAAAATCGAGAAACTTGGGAAACCAGTTAAACAAAAAGAACTTAAATTTCATTTTCCATTTGCTAAAGACACCGGTAGAGATGTACTGACCATTAGTGATTTAGAAATAGGGTATACAAAGGCGTTGCTTAAGCCTATTGATTATATCATTCGTAAAAATGAAAAAGTCATTATTACTGGTAAAAATGGGGTAGGTAAGTCAACATTAGTGAAGACTGTACTTGGTCTTATAAAACCAATAAGTGGGTCATTTAAATGGATAGATACTGCCAATATATCCTATTTTGAACAAGAGTTTACGTTCAATCAAGAACGTACAGCATCAGAACTTTGTTTTGAAGTGCTTCAAGACATGGACCATAAGAAAGTTTATTCTCTTTTAGCACGATTTGGCATATCCAGAGAAATGGCTGATCGAAAGTTATCTAGTCTTTCTGGCGGTCAAAAAACCAAGGTAAGACTCGCTTTAATGAGTCAACGTAAGTCCAATGTCATCATCTTGGATGAACCAACCAATCACTTGGATCAAATCGCAAAAGACGCTTTAAGAAAAGCCATTATGGAGTTTCCTGGGGTTGCGATTATTGTTTCCCATGATAAGGCGTTCCATGATGAATTAGGGGCACTAGAATTAGAGTTAAAGGGATAG
- a CDS encoding MATE family efflux transporter gives MRKFIGSKSFYREVIAIILPIMIQQGITTFVGLLDNIMVGQLNGDAISGVAIANQIMFIVNICFIGGLAGPGIFVSQYFGAKDENSLKEAFRVKVILTIFVTIVSMSLLIVFKEPLIRAFAKSDSGASGVYNERVIKYGVDYLSILIFSLPIFGVIQLFASTFREIKETKVPMFAGIVAVVVNMTFNAVLIFGYLGFPKLEVRGAAIATVIARVFELGVLLYIAYSRKMVFTQDIYKKFKISKQRFKTILKKTIPLLTNELLWSSSTTVILFAYSQRGTSVVEAFTISNTVANLFFIIFGALATGISVMVGNELGANQIELAKDNAYKLLFFALVTCLSFGVILAVIAPFAPLLYNVSAAVRWQATQFMWVVAALMWVFAFNAGIFFILRAGGMVIITFVFDALFAWVIAVPIALILSIYTDIPILLVYAIVEGVSLFKALFGIHLIKDGKWARNLATHELTI, from the coding sequence ATGAGAAAATTTATCGGATCAAAATCATTTTATAGAGAAGTCATCGCAATCATATTGCCAATCATGATTCAACAAGGGATTACGACATTTGTAGGGTTACTGGATAACATCATGGTCGGACAACTAAACGGCGATGCGATTAGTGGGGTTGCAATAGCAAACCAAATCATGTTTATCGTCAACATCTGTTTTATCGGTGGATTAGCAGGTCCAGGGATATTTGTTTCCCAGTACTTTGGCGCAAAAGACGAGAATTCATTAAAAGAAGCCTTTAGAGTCAAAGTGATTCTTACTATTTTTGTAACAATCGTTTCAATGTCATTATTGATTGTGTTCAAAGAACCTCTCATTAGAGCATTTGCAAAAAGTGATTCAGGGGCCTCTGGCGTGTATAATGAGCGCGTTATCAAATATGGCGTCGATTATCTTTCAATCCTGATATTCTCATTACCGATATTTGGAGTCATTCAGTTGTTTGCGTCCACATTTAGAGAAATCAAAGAGACAAAAGTTCCAATGTTTGCGGGAATTGTGGCAGTAGTCGTTAATATGACCTTCAATGCTGTCTTGATTTTTGGTTACTTAGGGTTTCCAAAACTCGAGGTAAGGGGCGCAGCAATTGCGACTGTGATTGCAAGAGTGTTTGAATTAGGGGTACTGCTTTATATTGCCTATTCAAGAAAAATGGTGTTTACACAAGATATTTACAAGAAATTCAAAATCTCTAAACAACGCTTTAAAACGATACTAAAAAAGACTATCCCATTATTAACCAATGAGTTATTATGGTCTAGTTCAACAACAGTTATATTATTTGCATACTCCCAAAGAGGGACTTCAGTAGTTGAAGCCTTTACCATCTCAAATACGGTTGCAAACCTATTCTTCATTATATTTGGGGCACTTGCGACAGGTATATCTGTTATGGTTGGTAATGAATTAGGTGCAAATCAAATAGAACTTGCTAAAGATAATGCATATAAACTATTATTCTTTGCATTAGTAACTTGTCTTTCATTTGGGGTTATATTGGCCGTAATTGCGCCATTTGCGCCACTATTATATAATGTGTCCGCAGCAGTAAGATGGCAAGCGACTCAATTTATGTGGGTAGTAGCAGCATTAATGTGGGTATTTGCTTTTAATGCAGGAATATTCTTTATCTTAAGAGCTGGTGGAATGGTCATCATTACTTTCGTATTTGACGCCTTGTTCGCTTGGGTGATCGCAGTACCTATCGCGCTTATATTGAGCATTTATACCGATATTCCAATCCTATTAGTATATGCGATTGTAGAAGGGGTATCGCTATTTAAAGCTCTCTTTGGAATACATCTAATTAAAGATGGTAAATGGGCAAGAAATCTAGCAACGCACGAACTTACTATATAA
- a CDS encoding CvpA family protein translates to MAIQASEMIQYLNYAAIGILVIAALRGFWHGFFKSTFFFIWTAGILVLAFLMMNSVSSILMKQNVGSLLSFVDIGVPITNIEDTVVAYLIHTKPGLADVLVDGSDALALVYGITQMVVNIVFMVIVFVLNLTVFKLIGWIIYLIVKPKKRDASGKKRKKKMTSRLLGSGVGLLRGAFLILLISMPIAAIASMSGALDLAMTQSEASAPRYQLYIRNDEVMLVEQQPLDQQSSEQEMLNQVREFLTNYRTSYVGSIAGFVKINDVELDTYVFDSILSVKVKSDNLDTELKFRAELARALEAVKIIIEANDGSTQIDDTIIEKLSPDDVTEIMNLISELDLIDVIVPVGLEYLVNSGDFDEMLEGYEDIFVLEDLKAINIASDIGVLGDVFANALTLIQAQEGVPLKDINYFEFDGDIVKDIFDSLGDLELLQYGLPVALNYALGLDGVEEMLTKQGLTKEDLVLPDGTKLNEDFESIADMYVAIQGLGITSFSDFDRFKDKEFLESINDQAISDVFDALFSFNLINDNKDAVGGVLFDLLTESLPTEYKDLLTKDDITTNLNATEMTNLILLAKVVMSTGILDLTGGENPDYAGILSTANIDSIVEKISGSNLISTKMNDVVEVLLAQFNLGVTLEIPETIIWSEQSGKDELTALLNAAREILAADILGGNLSNLTDNDVDRLSLYLSNSLVIKHNLNAIFNKLTSETNLGDIEIVLPETPNDWTETELNSLLKGTIILMEAGTNTDALLGLTEAQIHTLALSKVLSNTFEGVFLDMVAEGGELSGMLFVPEELTWYSEGDSIGELEYMLLALIEIVPEGTNINDFTINLSTLNGVDIPKILRSKTVEMTLVETIKSMITTGDLSSYIEPKLPDDTDYVWYQDTDQTYPDGDLIPLLLAVQNLSGLGVALDQVSYSVITTALENPENKAALGESLLSSRILKNSLDKLFTSILTTQAGLSITIDNKANPTFWDNELPRLLDAVSVFGSSDLNANTLLGLSEANISLIAKSHIIANVFESILMDMSSEGNDLHGQIYIPEAITWHSEGDTKGELEHLLVALKALVPGGDLAAANIDFDALMGADITVLMASKVIEHTAVETVKPMILTGELSGYIEPKLPDDTDYVWYQDTDETYPDGDLIPLLKAIQTLDNQGVSLTTFDYTSLTTALSDEQSVQSINDTLLSSRIIHNSLDKMFTSILNSNAGFAVTLDNKSNPTFWNGTETEDGELIKLLRSVKLLGSNDLDANAITSDLLVDLIDAGSSIVRTQISKAIVDTGIEIPDSAFETGSTTEIKESELRAVAVALDAVGTVNDVSTMDASSINAAKLTALLAANSVIVNRQISKAIIDSGLEIPESAFVDETQKDITPTELNAIVTALGTLGSVEEVSTMNASTIDAATLTGLLAADSVIVNRQISKAIIDSGLSIPTSAYVVGSTKDIKPEELDAIVLALQHVGSVDEVSNLDSSTIDAQLINDLLSANSLIVNRQISNAILNPSAGLDIPDEAKETSEDIYATELQNLATALGFIGDGSVNGVSSLDQNSINATLLANLLAADSLIVNRQISTAIINSGLSIPDDAFVEGSTKDITPEELEALTQALGHLGTGSIASISTLDADAINSTLLTTLLSENSLIVNRQISSAVISSGLSIPTDAYVLGSTEDIKSTELSALATALGYLGTGSIASVSTLDADAIDSTLLTNLLSANSVIVNRQISSAVISSGLSIPSEAYVIGSTEDITSAELSALATALGYLGTGSIASVSSLNASTIDSDLLSDLLSANSVIVNRQISSAVIASGLTIPTDAYVLGSSVDLTSTELSAVALALGHLGGTLDSVSSLSANAINGQLLTNLLTDNSVIVNRQISTAIITAGLTSGNIDAIVNDINSPRNGEVKYIEMVGLAEALTSMGASTTIADIASLNANMVSTFSDETIDIMFDPDYTIIYYIIEDELSANPAYTFFLTPTDYVDDNPANRIKREKLVTDLKAGISF, encoded by the coding sequence ATGGCAATACAAGCTTCAGAAATGATACAATACTTAAATTATGCAGCGATAGGGATACTGGTAATTGCTGCCTTAAGGGGGTTTTGGCACGGTTTCTTCAAGTCGACATTCTTTTTCATATGGACTGCAGGTATATTAGTCCTGGCTTTTTTAATGATGAATTCTGTGTCTTCAATCTTGATGAAACAAAATGTAGGGTCACTATTATCTTTTGTTGATATTGGCGTACCAATCACTAATATAGAAGATACAGTAGTTGCTTATTTGATTCATACAAAACCAGGATTAGCGGATGTGCTAGTAGATGGATCCGATGCACTTGCCTTGGTTTATGGAATCACGCAAATGGTTGTAAACATTGTATTTATGGTAATTGTGTTTGTTTTAAACCTAACGGTATTTAAACTCATCGGTTGGATAATATACTTAATCGTTAAACCTAAAAAACGTGATGCCTCTGGTAAGAAGAGAAAAAAGAAAATGACTTCACGTTTGCTTGGTAGTGGGGTTGGCTTATTAAGAGGTGCATTTTTAATTCTTTTAATATCCATGCCAATCGCAGCGATTGCTTCAATGTCTGGTGCACTTGATTTGGCCATGACTCAATCGGAGGCAAGCGCCCCAAGATATCAGTTATACATAAGAAATGACGAAGTGATGCTAGTTGAGCAACAACCATTGGATCAACAATCCTCCGAACAAGAGATGTTAAATCAAGTAAGAGAATTCTTGACTAACTATCGTACCAGCTATGTTGGATCGATTGCAGGATTTGTGAAGATCAACGATGTTGAGTTGGATACTTACGTTTTTGACTCTATTCTCTCAGTCAAAGTTAAATCTGATAACCTCGATACCGAATTGAAATTCAGAGCTGAGTTAGCAAGAGCATTAGAAGCCGTTAAGATTATTATTGAAGCCAATGATGGTTCAACACAAATTGATGATACCATCATTGAAAAGCTCTCTCCTGATGATGTTACTGAGATTATGAACCTTATCTCAGAGTTAGATTTAATCGATGTCATTGTCCCAGTTGGACTAGAGTACTTGGTCAATAGTGGTGATTTTGATGAAATGCTTGAAGGCTATGAAGACATATTTGTACTAGAAGATTTAAAGGCAATTAATATTGCTTCAGACATTGGCGTTCTTGGCGATGTGTTTGCGAATGCACTAACACTTATTCAAGCCCAAGAAGGCGTTCCACTTAAAGACATCAACTATTTTGAATTTGATGGAGACATAGTCAAAGATATTTTTGATAGTCTAGGCGATTTAGAATTGCTTCAATACGGCTTACCAGTTGCCTTAAACTATGCATTAGGCCTTGATGGCGTTGAAGAAATGTTAACTAAACAAGGTTTAACTAAAGAAGATTTAGTACTTCCTGATGGCACGAAACTTAATGAAGACTTCGAATCAATCGCTGATATGTATGTGGCAATTCAAGGATTAGGAATTACCTCATTCAGTGATTTTGACCGATTCAAGGATAAAGAATTCTTAGAGAGCATTAATGATCAAGCTATTTCTGATGTATTTGATGCATTATTCAGTTTTAACTTAATTAACGATAATAAAGACGCAGTGGGTGGCGTATTGTTTGATTTATTAACAGAAAGTCTTCCAACGGAGTACAAAGATTTACTAACCAAAGACGACATCACTACAAACCTTAATGCCACTGAAATGACCAACTTGATCTTATTAGCTAAAGTTGTTATGTCTACTGGTATCCTTGATTTAACTGGTGGTGAAAACCCAGATTACGCAGGAATCCTAAGTACGGCTAATATTGATTCAATCGTTGAAAAAATCAGCGGGTCGAATTTAATCAGCACGAAGATGAATGACGTTGTTGAAGTTCTATTAGCTCAGTTTAATCTAGGCGTTACGCTAGAAATTCCAGAAACCATCATTTGGTCTGAACAATCTGGTAAAGACGAACTTACAGCCCTATTGAATGCGGCAAGAGAAATACTGGCTGCGGACATCTTGGGTGGCAATTTATCTAACTTAACCGATAACGATGTGGACAGATTATCGCTTTACCTATCTAACTCACTCGTAATCAAACATAACTTAAATGCTATTTTCAATAAATTAACATCTGAAACCAATTTAGGTGACATCGAAATTGTGCTTCCTGAAACACCAAACGATTGGACAGAAACAGAACTTAATTCATTATTGAAAGGCACAATCATCCTAATGGAAGCAGGCACAAACACGGATGCTTTATTAGGACTTACAGAAGCTCAAATCCACACACTGGCCTTATCTAAGGTACTTTCGAATACATTTGAAGGCGTATTCTTGGATATGGTTGCTGAAGGCGGAGAGTTATCCGGCATGTTGTTCGTTCCAGAAGAATTGACGTGGTATTCAGAAGGCGACTCAATTGGTGAGTTAGAATACATGTTACTCGCATTAATTGAAATTGTACCTGAAGGCACGAACATCAATGATTTTACAATCAATTTAAGCACGCTAAATGGCGTGGATATTCCAAAAATACTTAGATCTAAGACTGTTGAGATGACATTGGTAGAAACCATTAAGTCAATGATTACAACAGGGGACTTATCAAGTTATATCGAACCTAAGTTGCCAGATGATACAGATTATGTCTGGTATCAAGATACAGACCAAACGTATCCTGATGGCGATTTAATCCCATTATTACTTGCTGTTCAAAACTTGAGTGGCTTAGGCGTTGCCTTAGATCAAGTCAGCTATTCAGTGATTACAACTGCACTTGAAAATCCAGAAAATAAAGCTGCATTGGGTGAGTCATTATTATCATCAAGAATTCTTAAGAACTCTTTAGATAAGTTATTCACATCAATTTTAACTACTCAAGCTGGATTATCGATTACGATTGATAATAAGGCTAACCCAACTTTCTGGGATAATGAACTTCCTAGATTACTCGATGCCGTAAGCGTATTTGGATCATCCGACCTCAATGCGAATACATTATTAGGGTTATCTGAAGCCAATATCAGTTTAATCGCGAAATCCCATATTATCGCTAACGTATTTGAAAGTATTCTTATGGATATGAGTAGCGAAGGTAACGATTTACACGGTCAAATATATATTCCAGAAGCCATTACATGGCACTCTGAAGGGGATACAAAGGGCGAACTCGAACACTTACTTGTAGCGCTCAAAGCACTCGTTCCTGGTGGAGACTTAGCAGCAGCAAACATTGATTTTGATGCGTTAATGGGTGCCGATATTACTGTATTAATGGCCTCGAAAGTCATCGAACATACGGCAGTAGAAACCGTTAAACCAATGATTTTAACAGGTGAATTATCTGGTTATATCGAACCTAAGTTACCTGATGATACAGACTATGTGTGGTACCAAGACACAGATGAAACCTATCCTGATGGCGATTTAATCCCATTACTTAAAGCTATTCAAACCTTAGATAATCAAGGTGTTTCATTAACGACATTTGATTACACTTCATTAACAACAGCATTGTCTGATGAACAAAGTGTTCAATCCATCAATGATACGCTATTATCTTCTAGAATTATCCATAACTCACTTGATAAGATGTTCACATCTATCTTAAACAGCAATGCAGGATTCGCTGTTACACTTGACAACAAGTCAAATCCAACATTCTGGAATGGCACTGAGACAGAAGATGGTGAATTAATCAAGTTATTAAGATCTGTTAAACTATTAGGTTCGAACGATCTTGATGCCAATGCAATTACATCTGATTTATTAGTGGATTTAATTGATGCAGGTTCAAGTATTGTAAGAACACAAATCTCTAAAGCCATTGTTGATACAGGTATTGAAATCCCAGATTCAGCATTTGAAACAGGATCAACAACCGAAATTAAAGAATCTGAATTAAGAGCTGTTGCCGTTGCACTTGATGCAGTAGGAACCGTTAATGATGTTTCAACCATGGATGCTTCAAGCATTAATGCGGCTAAATTAACCGCATTACTAGCTGCAAATTCAGTGATTGTTAACAGACAGATTTCCAAGGCTATTATTGATAGCGGACTTGAAATTCCAGAAAGTGCATTTGTGGATGAGACTCAGAAAGATATCACTCCAACAGAGCTGAATGCTATTGTTACCGCATTAGGTACTTTAGGTTCCGTTGAAGAAGTATCGACAATGAATGCTTCAACCATTGATGCGGCTACATTAACTGGTCTATTAGCAGCAGATTCAGTGATTGTTAACAGACAAATCTCTAAAGCTATTATTGATAGCGGATTAAGTATTCCAACTAGCGCATATGTCGTAGGTTCAACTAAGGACATCAAGCCTGAAGAACTCGATGCTATCGTATTAGCGTTACAACATGTTGGTTCAGTAGATGAAGTATCTAACCTAGATTCATCAACCATTGATGCTCAATTAATTAATGACCTATTGAGTGCAAACTCATTAATCGTTAACAGACAAATCTCGAACGCTATTTTGAACCCTTCGGCAGGATTAGATATTCCAGATGAAGCAAAAGAAACGTCAGAAGATATTTACGCAACCGAATTACAAAACTTAGCTACAGCATTAGGTTTCATTGGAGATGGATCAGTCAATGGCGTATCTTCATTGGATCAAAACTCCATTAATGCGACACTTCTAGCGAACCTATTGGCAGCCGATTCGTTGATCGTTAATCGACAAATCTCTACAGCAATTATTAATTCTGGCTTATCAATTCCAGATGATGCTTTTGTAGAAGGATCTACTAAAGATATTACGCCTGAGGAATTAGAAGCATTAACTCAAGCATTAGGACACTTAGGAACAGGTTCGATTGCATCAATCAGTACACTTGATGCGGATGCTATAAACAGCACATTGTTAACTACCCTATTGAGTGAAAACTCATTAATCGTTAATAGACAAATCTCAAGCGCAGTCATTAGTTCAGGATTATCGATCCCAACAGACGCTTACGTGTTAGGTTCAACAGAAGACATTAAGTCTACTGAACTTAGCGCTCTAGCAACTGCATTAGGTTATTTAGGAACTGGTTCAATCGCATCTGTTTCAACATTAGACGCTGATGCTATTGATTCCACATTATTAACTAACTTACTAAGTGCCAACTCAGTGATTGTTAATAGACAAATCTCAAGCGCAGTTATTAGTTCAGGATTATCAATCCCAAGTGAAGCTTATGTGATAGGTTCAACAGAAGACATTACGTCTGCTGAACTTAGCGCTCTAGCAACTGCATTAGGTTACTTAGGAACAGGCTCGATTGCATCTGTATCTTCATTGAATGCAAGCACAATTGACAGTGATTTATTATCTGATCTACTAAGTGCCAACTCAGTGATTGTCAATAGACAAATCTCAAGTGCAGTTATTGCATCTGGATTAACAATCCCAACCGACGCATACGTATTAGGATCAAGTGTTGACTTAACATCAACAGAGTTATCAGCAGTGGCCTTAGCGCTAGGCCATTTAGGTGGCACATTGGATTCTGTATCTAGCCTATCCGCTAACGCTATTAATGGTCAGTTATTGACAAACTTATTAACAGACAACTCAGTCATTGTTAATCGTCAAATTTCAACTGCAATTATTACCGCTGGATTAACCAGTGGTAACATAGATGCCATTGTAAACGACATTAATTCACCAAGAAATGGCGAAGTTAAATACATTGAAATGGTAGGACTTGCCGAAGCCTTAACATCTATGGGTGCATCAACAACCATTGCAGATATCGCTTCATTAAATGCAAACATGGTTTCTACATTCAGTGATGAAACAATCGACATTATGTTTGATCCGGATTATACGATTATCTACTACATAATCGAAGATGAATTATCTGCTAACCCAGCTTATACATTCTTCTTAACACCTACTGATTACGTTGATGATAATCCGGCTAACCGAATCAAACGTGAGAAACTTGTTACTGATTTAAAGGCAGGAATCTCATTCTAA